Part of the Sinorhizobium terangae genome is shown below.
GGCGCGGATTGGCCGGCGCTGCGCAACGCGGCACGAGCCCGCTCTTGAGCGCCTTGATCGATAGACCATGCGCCGCCTCCGGATCGAGAAGGAAAAGGCCGCTGCGTGAGAGGAATTTCAGCGCATCGATCATGGTAGAAGCTCAGGAAAGACGTGGAGACCGTCGGCACCCAACGGCAGCGGCTTCTCCCAGATCACCGCATCGAGCGGGAGCGGCCCGTAAAGATGCGGAAACAGCGCGCCGCCACGCGAAGGTTCGTAGACGAGCTTGTCGCCTAGAGCGGCGCCGTCGATGGCGATGAGCAGCAGCCCGTCCTGTCCTTCGAAGTGCCTTGCGGCCGTTTCGACGACCTGGTCCCCGGTCGAGAAATGGATGAAGCCATCGGCGAGGTCGACGGGAGCCCCCGTGAACTGTCCTGCCCGCCGCGCCTCCTGCCATAGAAGTGCCGGAACGATCTTGTATATAATGGCGTTCATGTGCCCGCTGTCCGTCGTGAAACCCAATCGTGGCCTTGCCGCAAATATTGGCGCTTGTCCACCACGGAAGGCGGATTTCCGCAGCATCCAATGGAGGCGCTGTCATGAGGAAGGTAGTTGCGGCACTGGCGATGGGGCTGGCGCTCGGCTGGGTCGCGCCGGCTTATGCGCAGGAGGTATCCCCGGGGCGCTACAGCATGCAGAAATCGGACACCGGCATTGCGCGGCTCGACACTAAGACGGGCGAGGTTACATTGTGCCGGGAAAAGGACGGCGAGCTCGTCTGCAGGATGGCGGCCGATGAGCGGGCAGCCTTAGAGCGGGAGATCGATCTTTTGACCAAGCGCGTCGAGGCGCTGGAAAAGGCAGTCAAAAGCGGTGAAACTGCGATGAAACCGGCTCTTCCGAGCGACGAAGAGATTGACCGGACGATGAGCATCATGGAAAGAATGATGCGCAAGTTCATGGAGATCGTGAAGGATCTCGAAGGGAGCGGAGACGGTTCCACCGATGGTACCGGGGTGCCGCAAAAGACCTGACGGGCGCCGGCACGAACCATTGAGACGCGATCCGGCGCGTTGGAGGATGCGCGGGATCCGGGGCTGAGGCTCTTGGGAGGGAGCATCCAATGCCGGATATGACCATCATCATCGCCGATGACCACCCGCTTTTTCGTGGTGCAATGCGCCAGGCGCTGAGCGGCATGGCCGATGCTCCGGGTATCGTCGAAGCCGGTGACTTCGCGGCCGCGCGCAAAGCCGCCGCAGAGCACCCGGATGCCGACCTGATGCTGTTGGACCTCACCATGCCCGGCGTCAGCGGTCTTTCGGGCCTCATCGCGTTGCGGGCGGAGTTTCCGAGCCTCCCGGTGATGATCGTCTCGGCCCATGACGATCCGGCAACCATTCATCGTGCGATCGATCTTGGCGCCGCCGGCTTCCTCTCCAAGTCTGCTGGCATTGAGGAAATTCGCGACGGTATCACCAGGGTGATCGCCGGTGAAGTTTTCGTGCCGGCCGGCTACGACCAGAATCAGGAATACGAGCCGGAAGTGGCCGATCTCCTGCATCGCCTGCAGACGCTGACACCGCAGCAGTCGCGCGTGCTCAGCATGCTTGCCGAGGGCCTGCTCAACAAGCAGATCGCCTACGAGCTCGGCGTCTCCGAGGCGACGATCAAG
Proteins encoded:
- a CDS encoding DUF952 domain-containing protein; this encodes MNAIIYKIVPALLWQEARRAGQFTGAPVDLADGFIHFSTGDQVVETAARHFEGQDGLLLIAIDGAALGDKLVYEPSRGGALFPHLYGPLPLDAVIWEKPLPLGADGLHVFPELLP
- a CDS encoding response regulator; this encodes MPDMTIIIADDHPLFRGAMRQALSGMADAPGIVEAGDFAAARKAAAEHPDADLMLLDLTMPGVSGLSGLIALRAEFPSLPVMIVSAHDDPATIHRAIDLGAAGFLSKSAGIEEIRDGITRVIAGEVFVPAGYDQNQEYEPEVADLLHRLQTLTPQQSRVLSMLAEGLLNKQIAYELGVSEATIKAHVSAILLKLNVDSRTQAVIQLSKIGTVAAA